The following proteins are encoded in a genomic region of Polyangiaceae bacterium:
- a CDS encoding protein kinase → MTEDVFGILGTTVAGAYHVEETVAEGGFGVVYRAYHAGFRAPVALKCLKIPQGLGAAGQELFLEQFRAEAELLFRLSASIPTVVRPLHVDALIAPGGAFVPFMALEWLEGETLEALVRRRKAEGRAPLSVKKLARLLTPVARALERAHNFSSPEGPISIVHRDLKPENIFLARVAGEDVVKILDFGIGKAKSVASQVAGRASQNNAGVASFTPAYGAPEQWLPKRYGQTGPWTDVWGLALTLVESLTARPVIDGDHAAMMGCALDEQRRPTPRNEGCVVSDEVEAVFQRALAVDPRHRYADAGLFWNDLLGAVGLHEMVSTGLRRDSRAEGYRFPESERLELERPSSTPPPSQMGLGPGTPVELATHPAAEIPDLALPVPAAASAPRQQVVKPRRPLSLDLDLPEGERPAVRSPSGANWPAVNADRPPSSLSGQRPAVRSGSSGANWPAVSESAPVSSKPEPMSGPRPSSQSGSRPALASAPAQLDALPPVSIGNRSGVSGQHPAVARALRVSPAQTEPSLRQRLLVPGSFVIAGIVLSIVHGFYASQTGEVLAVGPVRVGWIAGLLVVVGIALGVLRVTRSPS, encoded by the coding sequence ATGACTGAAGACGTGTTTGGCATACTCGGCACTACGGTTGCCGGCGCCTATCACGTGGAGGAGACCGTCGCCGAAGGCGGCTTCGGTGTTGTCTACCGCGCGTATCACGCCGGCTTTCGCGCGCCGGTTGCGTTGAAGTGTCTGAAGATCCCCCAGGGGCTCGGTGCCGCGGGGCAAGAGCTGTTTCTCGAACAGTTTCGGGCAGAAGCGGAGCTGTTGTTTCGGCTTTCTGCCAGCATCCCTACGGTCGTGCGTCCGCTCCACGTCGACGCGTTGATCGCTCCCGGGGGCGCTTTCGTGCCCTTCATGGCCCTTGAGTGGCTCGAGGGCGAGACCCTGGAGGCGCTGGTCAGGCGGCGCAAGGCAGAAGGCCGCGCACCTCTTTCCGTGAAGAAACTCGCTCGTCTGCTCACTCCGGTAGCGCGCGCGCTGGAACGGGCCCACAATTTTTCCTCGCCGGAAGGCCCGATTTCCATCGTGCATCGGGATCTGAAGCCTGAGAACATCTTCCTCGCGCGGGTCGCCGGTGAAGATGTGGTGAAGATCCTGGATTTCGGGATCGGAAAGGCCAAGAGCGTCGCGTCCCAGGTGGCGGGACGCGCGAGCCAGAACAACGCGGGCGTCGCGTCGTTCACCCCAGCCTATGGAGCGCCAGAACAATGGTTGCCCAAGCGTTATGGCCAGACAGGACCTTGGACTGACGTCTGGGGTCTCGCGCTCACCCTGGTTGAGTCCCTCACTGCGCGCCCCGTGATCGACGGCGACCACGCCGCGATGATGGGCTGCGCGCTCGACGAACAGCGCCGACCAACGCCCAGAAACGAGGGCTGCGTGGTCAGCGACGAAGTCGAAGCCGTGTTCCAGCGCGCCCTCGCGGTGGATCCTCGGCATCGCTATGCGGACGCGGGTCTGTTCTGGAACGACCTCTTGGGCGCCGTTGGGCTTCACGAGATGGTGAGCACCGGCCTGCGTCGCGATTCACGGGCGGAAGGCTATCGCTTCCCCGAGAGCGAGCGCCTGGAGCTCGAGCGACCGTCGAGCACGCCGCCGCCCTCCCAGATGGGGCTTGGGCCAGGAACTCCGGTTGAGTTGGCGACGCACCCCGCAGCGGAGATCCCCGACCTGGCGCTGCCAGTACCAGCTGCAGCCTCCGCACCTCGTCAGCAGGTCGTGAAGCCCAGACGCCCCTTGAGCCTGGACTTGGACCTGCCGGAGGGCGAGCGGCCTGCGGTTCGTAGCCCGAGCGGTGCAAACTGGCCCGCAGTCAACGCGGACCGACCTCCGAGCAGCCTGTCCGGACAGCGACCCGCGGTGCGTAGCGGGTCGAGCGGCGCGAACTGGCCTGCCGTGAGCGAGTCGGCGCCCGTTTCTTCCAAGCCCGAGCCGATGTCTGGTCCGCGGCCCAGCAGTCAAAGCGGAAGCCGTCCGGCTCTCGCTTCGGCGCCTGCTCAGCTCGACGCGCTGCCGCCGGTGTCCATCGGCAACCGAAGTGGAGTGTCTGGGCAGCATCCGGCCGTCGCACGTGCGCTGCGCGTCTCGCCCGCTCAAACGGAACCGTCGTTACGTCAACGCCTGTTGGTGCCTGGCTCGTTCGTCATCGCAGGCATCGTGTTGTCCATCGTCCAT